In a single window of the Acidobacteriota bacterium genome:
- a CDS encoding acyl carrier protein yields MTTDARPADPTLHARLMEILDRVLAEPLPRPWPADRPLTDAGLDSVGVLSLVAEIEAEFGLQLGEAELTEESLGSVAGLEAMLAGRIAP; encoded by the coding sequence ATGACGACGGACGCCCGACCGGCCGACCCGACCCTCCATGCCCGACTGATGGAGATCCTCGACCGGGTCCTGGCCGAGCCCCTGCCCCGACCCTGGCCCGCCGACCGCCCCCTGACCGACGCGGGGCTGGACTCGGTGGGCGTCTTGAGCCTGGTGGCGGAAATCGAGGCGGAATTCGGCCTGCAGCTCGGCGAGGCGGAGCTGACCGAAGAGAGCCTGGGCTCGGTGGCCGGGCTCGAAGCGATGCTCGCCGGGCGGATCGCCCCATGA